In Nitrospinota bacterium, the following proteins share a genomic window:
- a CDS encoding GAF domain-containing protein produces MKQWPRISPGALRLGPTTLSTGERLRRLRRPDEGDLPVITERAELEIVGEVAKIANSTMDLQERLDGIVEMLGGRFQADVCAIVLLDEETDDLVLQATTGLNPEAVGRVRLKQGVGITGTVVATKQPIALRDASKDPRFFYVPETGEERYKSMLCVPIIDEEKAIGCIYLQAVEERDYGPGDVEFFQTVAHQISSVIRHAQLYQRARQRLSQLTALYEVGQALSSTLDLSEVLNLIAKSSSDLTRATASVLRLVDFDRNELLVNAAYGLPQPLGEIAPLKLGEGISGKVVATATPMRVDDLPHEPRYSGVLGRELQTLLCVPIISKGRAIGALTVFGKRDAETDRLIPFSAADKRLLSTFASHAATAIENAFIYERLEWLAREKLIKIRELSILYEISNAMRTTMSLDKLLQIILSCVTLGDGFGFNRAMVLMVDEAAGALVGTRGVGPDSAQEAGEIWSRLAQERRSLFEWVTAADGQLVGRESRFDRMARSLNMPLDRADEILSLTVRERKAFNITDAQADPRVDEKFLKALGADAFATVPLMATDKVTGVIVVDNLFNQRPITDEDLNFLSRFANHAGLAIENLVLFQKLKELTGELGAVQSRLIESERMATLGEVTAALAHEIRNPLATIGGFARRLHRKLDEDFPYKNYASIVIREVDRLEALLGDVLSYSKQVPPSLEPCRINALVSDMVDIYREDFQDKQIALDVNLSSTLPSIEADSQQLKQVFVNLFANAMQAMPGGGTLTVITEPWPTADGEGVAITISDTGGGVPQEVLENIFNPFFTTKREGTGLGLALSKRLIGGHGGAIEVINREGEGVTFILRLPPKGR; encoded by the coding sequence ATGAAGCAATGGCCCAGGATTTCTCCTGGGGCGCTTCGGCTCGGGCCTACGACGCTCTCTACAGGCGAGCGATTGCGTCGGCTGCGGCGGCCCGATGAGGGAGATCTACCGGTGATAACCGAGAGGGCGGAACTGGAGATTGTCGGCGAGGTGGCGAAGATCGCCAACTCCACGATGGACCTCCAGGAGCGTCTCGACGGCATCGTTGAGATGCTGGGCGGGCGGTTTCAAGCCGACGTGTGCGCCATCGTGCTCCTGGACGAGGAGACCGATGACTTGGTGCTGCAAGCCACCACGGGTCTCAACCCCGAGGCGGTCGGGCGGGTCCGCCTGAAACAGGGGGTAGGCATCACGGGCACCGTGGTAGCCACCAAGCAGCCCATCGCTCTTAGGGACGCCTCTAAGGACCCGCGCTTCTTCTACGTTCCCGAGACGGGTGAGGAACGATATAAGTCCATGCTCTGTGTGCCCATAATCGATGAGGAGAAGGCCATAGGGTGCATCTACCTCCAGGCCGTCGAGGAGCGAGATTACGGCCCAGGGGATGTGGAGTTCTTCCAGACCGTTGCCCACCAAATCTCCAGCGTAATCCGCCACGCCCAGCTCTACCAGCGGGCCCGCCAGCGCTTAAGCCAACTGACGGCCCTCTACGAGGTGGGCCAGGCCCTCTCGTCGACCCTCGACTTGAGCGAGGTATTGAACCTCATTGCCAAGAGCAGCTCGGACCTGACCAGGGCGACGGCCAGCGTCCTTCGGCTCGTCGACTTCGACCGCAACGAGCTCCTCGTCAATGCCGCCTACGGCCTGCCACAGCCGCTTGGGGAGATTGCCCCGCTCAAGCTCGGCGAGGGGATTTCCGGCAAAGTCGTGGCCACCGCCACGCCGATGAGGGTAGACGACTTGCCCCACGAGCCTCGGTATTCCGGCGTACTCGGGCGCGAGCTCCAGACCCTGCTATGCGTCCCGATCATCAGCAAGGGACGGGCCATAGGGGCCCTCACGGTGTTCGGCAAGCGCGACGCCGAGACAGACCGCTTGATCCCCTTCAGCGCCGCGGACAAGCGTCTGCTCTCCACCTTCGCCAGCCATGCAGCCACGGCCATCGAGAACGCCTTCATCTACGAGCGGCTGGAGTGGTTGGCCCGCGAGAAACTTATAAAGATTAGGGAGCTCTCCATCCTCTACGAAATCTCCAACGCCATGCGGACCACCATGAGCCTGGATAAGCTCTTGCAGATTATATTATCCTGCGTGACCCTGGGCGATGGTTTCGGGTTCAACCGAGCGATGGTTCTCATGGTGGACGAGGCGGCCGGCGCCCTGGTGGGGACGAGAGGGGTGGGGCCCGATAGCGCTCAGGAGGCGGGCGAGATCTGGAGCCGCCTGGCCCAGGAGCGCCGAAGCCTCTTTGAGTGGGTCACGGCCGCAGACGGCCAGCTGGTGGGCCGGGAGAGCCGCTTCGACAGGATGGCAAGGAGCCTCAACATGCCCCTGGACCGGGCCGATGAGATATTGAGTCTCACGGTTCGTGAAAGGAAGGCCTTCAACATCACCGACGCCCAGGCCGACCCAAGGGTGGACGAGAAGTTTCTGAAGGCCTTGGGGGCCGATGCCTTCGCCACCGTTCCGCTGATGGCCACCGACAAGGTCACCGGGGTCATCGTAGTCGATAACCTCTTTAACCAAAGGCCCATTACAGACGAGGACCTCAACTTCCTCTCCCGCTTCGCCAACCACGCGGGGCTTGCCATTGAAAACCTTGTGCTCTTCCAAAAGCTCAAGGAGCTGACCGGCGAGCTCGGTGCCGTCCAAAGCCGCCTCATCGAGAGCGAGCGGATGGCGACCCTGGGCGAGGTGACGGCCGCCCTGGCCCACGAGATCCGAAACCCGCTGGCCACCATCGGGGGCTTCGCCCGACGCCTCCACCGCAAGCTCGATGAGGACTTTCCATACAAGAACTACGCTTCCATCGTCATTCGGGAGGTGGACCGCCTGGAGGCGCTCCTAGGCGACGTCCTGTCCTACTCCAAGCAGGTGCCGCCGTCGCTGGAGCCCTGCCGCATCAACGCCCTTGTGAGCGACATGGTCGACATTTACCGGGAGGACTTTCAGGACAAGCAGATTGCCCTCGATGTCAATCTCTCCTCGACCCTTCCCTCCATCGAGGCCGATTCCCAGCAGCTCAAGCAGGTCTTCGTCAACCTCTTCGCCAACGCCATGCAGGCCATGCCCGGTGGCGGCACGTTGACGGTGATTACCGAGCCGTGGCCGACGGCCGACGGCGAGGGGGTGGCTATCACCATAAGCGACACCGGTGGCGGGGTTCCCCAGGAGGTTCTAGAGAATATCTTCAATCCCTTCTTCACCACCAAGCGGGAGGGAACGGGCCTCGGACTGGCTCTCTCAAAGCGGCTAATCGGGGGCCACGGCGGGGCGATTGAGGTCATCAACCGCGAGGGCGAGGGGGTGACGTTCATATTGCGCCTCCCCCCGAAAGGGCGCTGA
- the glgA gene encoding glycogen synthase GlgA: MNEPLKICIAASEVAPFAKTGGLADVAGALPKALRALGHRVAVIMPRYQMVDVERHGLRRLGVSIEVPIAGRIEKAELLEGALDGGVPVYFIEKPSYYDRPALYGTPEGDYHDNAERFIFFSRGVLEAIKALDLGPQVLHCNDWQTGLAPVYLKTLYREDSALAGLATVFSVHNLGYQGLFWHLDMPMTGLGWELFTIDGLEFYGKLNFLKGGLIFADVLSTVSETYAKEIQTEEFGHRLDGVLRHRSADLYGIVNGIDYEVWNPATDLHLGANYTPDDLAGKAACKKALQKEMGLPARADTPLVGIVSRLAAQKGLDLIVEAMGRLMALGLQLVILGSGEAVYHEALQEAAERYPKKLGLMLGFDEGLAHRIEAGADMFLMPSRYEPCGLNQLYSLKYGTIPVVRATGGLEDTIVDYSEERGEGTGFKFRSYVAEEMVEAVARACRLYSDQKAWGRIVNEAMAQDFSWGASARAYDALYRRAIASAAAAR; encoded by the coding sequence ATGAATGAACCCCTTAAGATATGTATCGCCGCCAGCGAAGTTGCCCCCTTCGCTAAGACCGGGGGCCTTGCAGATGTAGCCGGCGCCCTGCCCAAGGCCCTGCGGGCGCTGGGCCACCGTGTCGCGGTTATCATGCCCCGCTATCAGATGGTCGATGTGGAGCGCCACGGTCTTCGCCGGCTCGGCGTAAGCATCGAGGTGCCCATCGCCGGGCGGATCGAGAAGGCCGAACTGCTCGAAGGCGCCCTCGACGGAGGGGTGCCTGTCTACTTCATCGAGAAGCCCTCCTACTACGACCGTCCCGCACTCTACGGCACTCCAGAGGGCGACTATCACGATAACGCGGAGCGGTTCATCTTTTTTTCCAGGGGGGTGCTGGAAGCCATCAAAGCCCTCGACCTCGGGCCTCAGGTGCTCCACTGTAACGACTGGCAGACTGGCCTTGCCCCGGTGTATCTGAAAACCCTCTACCGGGAGGATTCGGCGCTGGCAGGGCTGGCCACGGTCTTTTCCGTCCACAATCTTGGCTACCAGGGCCTCTTCTGGCATCTGGATATGCCCATGACGGGCCTCGGCTGGGAGCTCTTTACCATTGACGGGCTGGAGTTCTACGGCAAGCTCAACTTCCTCAAGGGAGGGTTGATATTCGCCGACGTCTTGAGCACCGTGAGCGAGACCTACGCCAAGGAGATTCAGACTGAAGAGTTCGGCCACCGCCTTGACGGAGTGTTGCGCCACCGCTCCGCTGACCTATACGGCATCGTCAACGGCATCGACTACGAAGTCTGGAATCCGGCGACCGACTTACACCTTGGGGCCAACTATACGCCCGACGATCTGGCGGGCAAAGCGGCATGCAAAAAGGCCCTTCAGAAAGAAATGGGGCTCCCCGCCAGGGCGGACACTCCGCTTGTCGGGATCGTCTCGCGCCTAGCCGCCCAAAAGGGGTTGGACCTGATAGTCGAGGCGATGGGACGGCTCATGGCCCTTGGCCTCCAGCTCGTCATCCTCGGAAGCGGCGAGGCCGTCTACCACGAAGCCCTTCAGGAAGCGGCCGAGCGCTACCCAAAAAAGCTTGGGCTCATGCTGGGATTCGACGAGGGGCTCGCCCACCGGATTGAGGCGGGCGCCGATATGTTCCTCATGCCGTCACGCTACGAGCCCTGTGGGCTCAACCAACTCTACTCGCTCAAGTACGGCACCATACCCGTAGTCCGGGCCACGGGGGGCCTGGAGGACACTATCGTCGACTACAGCGAGGAGCGGGGCGAGGGCACGGGCTTTAAGTTTCGCTCATACGTCGCAGAAGAGATGGTGGAGGCGGTCGCCAGAGCCTGCCGCCTCTACTCGGATCAGAAAGCCTGGGGGCGCATCGTCAATGAAGCAATGGCCCAGGATTTCTCCTGGGGCGCTTCGGCTCGGGCCTACGACGCTCTCTACAGGCGAGCGATTGCGTCGGCTGCGGCGGCCCGATGA